In the genome of Palaemon carinicauda isolate YSFRI2023 chromosome 13, ASM3689809v2, whole genome shotgun sequence, one region contains:
- the LOC137651520 gene encoding golgin subfamily A member 6-like protein 4 has translation MDGIKSSSPVTEMEITTEEYNPQDMDVDEQEEFHVETLKQKMSQMLCLVESRCQEMASKERELQQKEQRLHGHEVRQIEKSHWIQIEKSRLVVQKNFIQNEYAFLMEMEAVLMTKEQNVLQQISRLNEISKRQVEIEKELSAYEKLLMEKERQMSCQLQDNDNILKETEKCVLELTNELATKEELLRKAEKEVLASKSNDMQSLTEEQENIWYKREKEFENHFSMARQRLQVTEALLEEQRKNLESEKRHLVSREHQMKKYWDGKMAELGVREVALLSKEEE, from the coding sequence ATGGACGGAATAAAAAGCTCTTCTCCTGTTACTGAAATGGAGATAACAACTGAGGAGTATAATCCACAAGATATGGATGTCGACGAACAAGAGGAATTTCATGTCGAAACTCTGAAGCAGAAAATGTCTCAGATGTTGTGTTTGGTGGAGAGCAGATGTCAAGAAATGGCTTCCAAAGAAAGAGAACTTCAACAAAAAGAGCAAAGACTTCACGGACATGAAGTTAGACAAATTGAAAAGAGTCACTGGATACAGATAGAAAAATCTCGTTTGGTAGTTCAGAAAAACTTCATTCAAAATGAATACGCCTTTCTCATGGAGATGGAAGCAGTGTTAATGACAAAAGAACAAAACGTTTTACAACAAATATCAAGATTAAATGAAATTAGTAAAAGACAAGTGGAAATTGAGAAGGAATTATCAGCATATGAAAAGCTTCTGATGGAAAAAGAGAGGCAGATGAGCTGCCAATTACAGGACAATGATAATATACTTAAAGAGACAGAAAAGTGTGTTTTGGAATTAACTAATGAGTTGGCCACAAAAGAGGAGCTTTTAAGGAAAGCTGAGAAAGAAGTACTTGCCTCCAAGTCCAATGATATGCAGTCATTAACAGAAGAACAAGAAAATATCTGGTACAAAAGGGAGAAGGAATTCGAAAACCACTTTTCTATGGCGAGACAGAGACTGCAGGTAACAGAGGCTTTGTTGGAAGAACAACGGAAGAATCTGGAAAGTGAGAAAAGACACTTGGTTTCTAGAGAGCACCAAATGAAGAAATACTGGGATGGAAAGATGGCTGAATTGGGGGTAAGGGAAGTTGCTCTTCTCAGCAAAGAAGAAGAATAG
- the LOC137651521 gene encoding uncharacterized protein — protein MEKEAVLMRKEENISQDISRLNKISKRQVEFEKELSGYEKLLMEKERQMSCQLQDNGNILKEAEKCLLELTNELAIKQELLSKAKKDVLASKFNDMQSLTEERENISYEREKEFENHFSMARQRLKVTEALLEEQWKNLESEKSHLVSREHQMKEYWDGKMAELGARENALLIHNSRKISSPQQQKNFLSSQQQKNFLSSQQQKKFLSPQLQKNFLSSQQQKNFLSSQQQKNFQSPQQQKNFLSPKQQKNFLSSQKYNIKKHGKGFKLEKKIEN, from the exons ATGGAAAAGGAAGCTGTGTTGATGAGAAAAGAAGAAAACATTTCACAAGATATATCAAGATTAAACAAAATTAGTAAAAGACAAGTGGAATTTGAAAAGGAATTATCAGGATATGAAAAGCTTCTGATGGAAAAAGAGAGGCAGATGAGCTGTCAATTACAAGACAATGGTAATATACTTAAAGAGGCAGAAAAGTGTTTATTAGAATTAACAAATGAGTTGGCCATAAAACAGGAGCTCTTAAGTAAAGCTAAGAAAGATGTACTTGCTTCCAAGTTCAATGACATGCAGTCATTAACTGAAGAACGAGAAAATATCTCTTACGAAAGGGAGAAGGAATTCGAAAACCATTTTTCTATGGCGAGACAGAGACTGAAGGTAACAGAGGCTTTGTTGGAAGAACAATGGAAGAATCTGGAAAGTGAGAAAAGTCACTTGGTTTCTAGGGAGCACCAAATGAAGGAATACTGGGATGGAAAGATGGCTGAATTGGGGGCAAGGGAAAATGCTCTTCTGA TCCACAACAGCAGAAAAATCTCAAGTCCACAACAGCAGAAAAATTTCCTAAGTTCACAACAGCAGAAAAATTTCCTAAGTTCACAACAGCAGAAAAAATTCCTAAGTCCACAACTGCAGAAAAATTTCCTAAGTTCACAACAACAGAAAAATTTCCTAAGTTCACAACAACAGAAAAATTTCCAAAGTCCACAACAGCAGAAAAATTTCCTAAGTCCAAAACAACAGAAAAATTTCCTAAGTTCACAAAAATACAATATAAAGAAACATGGAAAAGGtttcaagttagaaaaaaaaatcgaaaattag